The following coding sequences lie in one Silene latifolia isolate original U9 population chromosome 5, ASM4854445v1, whole genome shotgun sequence genomic window:
- the LOC141657153 gene encoding helicase sen1-like isoform X1 has protein sequence MYSVMGKSNKIEYEIVEEKKKNEDGLLNLVFSWSPNDILNNNLYKHKVTKIPDTFSSTAEYLKSFKLPLIEETRADFCSGLESIAESPASEIKAIWIAKGHKPPQDLHYEVTIKPIPDLYNPGGHYAPESGDVFALSSTKPQNVGDLVRPGGNIVFAFVDLASEDEPSILITPSEILNRSELLSKKKGTRLFATFVMNLTTNKRIWKALHPSPKSPNLGLIENLLQYNPSSYSNMQGDNEDCSVCISEEVSKVRKSTVLDIIRSFRLDESQTKAVLRSIDMAKCSHQKNNVKLIWGPPGTGKTKTVASLLFALLKLKCRILTCAPTNIAVLQVAKRLVNIFLESDRTYDTYGLGDIVLYGNGERMKIDEHEELVDVFLQYRLETLRECLCPLTGWKYNLDSMISLLEDPRQQYDTYLGGNKRCGDDTEDTVVDGDAVNPEPSKKKKKKNKKKMKDIINESLTAQQIEQKKESCMTFEEFVLKKFRSVSLKLVFCAKNLYTHLPTLAIPSDVVVQMIQLINLLETLEKSKESFQFADLMIKKIELYSILKELLNQFPKPKIEGSLRNFCLENARLIFCTASGSIKMQSPVEMVIIDEAAQLKECESAIPLQLYGVRNALLIGDDRQLPAMVQSKVSANVNFGRSLFQRLASLGKKKHLLKIQYRMHPTISSFPNRKFYANSIVNASNVKLRSYTRKFLKGNMYSSYTFINVSTGKEDFSKGHSPRNLEEAEVVNQIIEKLYSYHCNTKTELSVGVISPYKGQVGLLEETFGKKYVGRKGNGFTVNVRSVDGFQGGEEDIIIISTVRCNGNGSVGFLSNHQRTNVALTRARYCLWIVGSGNTLARSGTVWQKLVSDAKTRGCFYNADEAADSKQASKPALIKSSRTPSKLDPAESLSSQLANISLDDNQVKLNPFLKDNKVSRLKRGGGGITGNGVRESKLEWRQLQTK, from the exons ATGTATAGTGTGATGGGCAAGAGTAACAAGATAGAGTATGAAATTGtggaagagaagaagaagaatgaagacgGGTTGTTGAATTTGGTGTTTTCGTGGTCGCCCAACGACATTCTTAACAATAACCTTTACAAGCACAAG GTTACTAAAATACCAGACACATTCTCATCAACAGCTGAATACTTGAAATCCTTCAAGCTGCCACTCATCGAAGAGACTCGAGCCGACTTCTGTTCCGGCTTGGAATCAATAGCTGAATCTCCTGCGTCCGAGATAAAGGCAATCTGGATAGCTAAGGGTCATAAACCTCCTCAAGATTTGCACTATGAAGTCACAATCAAACCCATTCCTGACCTGTACAATCCTGGCGGACATTATGCTCCAGAGTCTGGTGATGTTTTTGCTCTCTCTAGTACTAAGCCTCAAAACGTTGGTGATTTGGTGAGGCCTGGTGGAAACATAGTTTTCGCGTTTGTTGACTTGGCTAGTGAGGATGAACCTTCCATTTTGATAACGCCATCTGAGATATTAAATCGTTCAGAGCTATTAAGTAAGAAGAAAGGGACGAGGCTGTTTGCTACGTTTGTGATGAACTTGACCACAAATAAGAGAATATGGAAAGCACttcaccctagtcctaaatcccCTAACTTGGGTCTCATTGAAAATTTGCTGCAATATAACCCTTCT TCATATTCAAACATGCAGGGTGACAATGAGGACTGTTCTGTTTGTATTTCTGAAGAAGTCAGTAAGGTCAGGAAGTCTACTGTGTTAGACATTATCCGGTCATTTAGATTGGACGAGTCTCAAACAAAGGCTGTGCTACGCAGCATTGATATGGCAAAGTGCTCACACCAGAAAAACAATGTGAAACTGATTTGGGGTCCACCAGGGACAGGAAAGACCAAGACAGTCGCGTCTTTGTTGTTTGCGCTTCTTAAACTGAAATGCAGGATACTGACTTGTGCTCCAACTAACATAGCAGTTCTACAAGTCGCTAAAAGGCTTGTGAACATCTTCTTAGAGTCTGACAGGACATATGACACTTACGGGTTGGGAGACATTGTGTTGTATGGAAATGGAGAAAGGATGAAGATAGATGAACATGAAGAGCTTGTTGACGTGTTTCTCCAGTATCGTCTTGAAACTCTCAGAGAATGTCTCTGCCCTTTGACAGGTTGGAAATATAACTTAGATTCTATGATAAGCTTACTCGAGGATCCCAGACAGCAGTATGATACTTACTTGGGCGGGAACAAAAGGTGTGGCGATGATACTGAGGATACTGTAGTAGATGGAGATGCAGTGAATCCGGAGCCatcaaaaaagaagaagaagaagaacaagaagAAAATGAAGGATATCATCAATGAATCTTTGACAGCTCAACAAATAGAGCAGAAAAAAGAAAGTTGTATGACATTCGAGGAATTTGTGTTAAAAAAATTCCGGTCTGTATCACTTAAGCTGGTTTTCTGTGCGAAGAATTTGTACACGCATCTACCAACATTAGCCATCCCTTCAGATGTCGTCGTGCAGATGATTCAGCTGATTAATTTGCTTGAGACACTTGAAAAGTCAAAAGAATCCTTTCAATTTGCAGATCTGATGATAAAAAAGATTGAACTTTATTCGATCCTGAAAGAACTACTTAATCagtttccaaaacctaaaattGAAGGATCATTGAGAAATTTCTGCTTGGAAAACGCTCGTTTGATTTTCTGTACTGCATCAGGCTCTATCAAAATGCAGTCACCTGTCGAGATGGTGATAATAGATGAAGCTGCACAGCTCAAGGAATGTGAGTCGGCTATTCCATTACAGTTATATGGTGTCAGAAACGCACTTCTTATTGGGGATGACCGACAGCTTCCTGCCATGGTTCAGAGCAAG GTTTCGGCAAATGTTAACTTTGGACGGAGTCTGTTTCAAAGGCTAGCAAGCTTAGGGAAAAAGAAACATCTTTTGAAGATTCAGTACAGAATGCATCCAACCATTAGTTCATTCCCCAATCGGAAGTTTTACGCCAACAGTATAGTAAATGCATCAAATGTAAAGCTGAGAAGCTATACTAGAAAATTTCTCAAAGGGAACATGTATAGCTCCTACACTTTCATTAATGTATCGACGGGCAAGGAAGATTTCAGCAAAGGACATAGCCCAAGAAATCTAGAGGAAGCAGAAGTTGTTAATCAAATCATTGAAAAGCTCTATAGCT ATCATTGTAACACCAAGACGGAACTTAGTGTGGGAGTTATATCACCGTATAAGGGTCAAGTAGGTCTTTTGGAGGAAACGTTTGGTAAGAAATATGTTGGACGTAAGGGAAATGGGTTTACTGTCAATGTTCGGTCTGTTGATGGGTTTCAAGGAGGTGAAGAGgacataataataatatcaacagTTCGATGCAATGGAAATGGTTCAGTTGGTTTTCTTTCAAATCATCAGAGAACAAATGTTGCTCTCACCAGGGCACG GTACTGTCTTTGGATAGTTGGGAGCGGGAATACTTTGGCGCGCAGTGGAACAGTGTGGCAGAAACTTGTGAGTGACGCTAAAACGAGAGGGTGTTTCTATAACGCAGATGAAGCTGCAGACTCTAAGCAAGCTTCAAAACCAGCCTTAATTAAGAGTAGCCGAACACCTTCTAAACTCGATCCTGCAGAGTCTTTGTCAAGCCAGTTAGCTAATATCAGTTTAGACGACAACCAAGTGAAACTAAATCCATTCTTAAA GGATAACAAAGTGTCGAGACTAAAGAGAGGAGGTGGTGGGATCACTGGCAATGGTGTTAGAGAAAGCAAGCTTGAGTGGCGGCAGCTGCAAACAAAATAG
- the LOC141657153 gene encoding helicase sen1-like isoform X2 produces MYSVMGKSNKIEYEIVEEKKKNEDGLLNLVFSWSPNDILNNNLYKHKVTKIPDTFSSTAEYLKSFKLPLIEETRADFCSGLESIAESPASEIKAIWIAKGHKPPQDLHYEVTIKPIPDLYNPGGHYAPESGDVFALSSTKPQNVGDLVRPGGNIVFAFVDLASEDEPSILITPSEILNRSELLSKKKGTRLFATFVMNLTTNKRIWKALHPSPKSPNLGLIENLLQYNPSGDNEDCSVCISEEVSKVRKSTVLDIIRSFRLDESQTKAVLRSIDMAKCSHQKNNVKLIWGPPGTGKTKTVASLLFALLKLKCRILTCAPTNIAVLQVAKRLVNIFLESDRTYDTYGLGDIVLYGNGERMKIDEHEELVDVFLQYRLETLRECLCPLTGWKYNLDSMISLLEDPRQQYDTYLGGNKRCGDDTEDTVVDGDAVNPEPSKKKKKKNKKKMKDIINESLTAQQIEQKKESCMTFEEFVLKKFRSVSLKLVFCAKNLYTHLPTLAIPSDVVVQMIQLINLLETLEKSKESFQFADLMIKKIELYSILKELLNQFPKPKIEGSLRNFCLENARLIFCTASGSIKMQSPVEMVIIDEAAQLKECESAIPLQLYGVRNALLIGDDRQLPAMVQSKVSANVNFGRSLFQRLASLGKKKHLLKIQYRMHPTISSFPNRKFYANSIVNASNVKLRSYTRKFLKGNMYSSYTFINVSTGKEDFSKGHSPRNLEEAEVVNQIIEKLYSYHCNTKTELSVGVISPYKGQVGLLEETFGKKYVGRKGNGFTVNVRSVDGFQGGEEDIIIISTVRCNGNGSVGFLSNHQRTNVALTRARYCLWIVGSGNTLARSGTVWQKLVSDAKTRGCFYNADEAADSKQASKPALIKSSRTPSKLDPAESLSSQLANISLDDNQVKLNPFLKDNKVSRLKRGGGGITGNGVRESKLEWRQLQTK; encoded by the exons ATGTATAGTGTGATGGGCAAGAGTAACAAGATAGAGTATGAAATTGtggaagagaagaagaagaatgaagacgGGTTGTTGAATTTGGTGTTTTCGTGGTCGCCCAACGACATTCTTAACAATAACCTTTACAAGCACAAG GTTACTAAAATACCAGACACATTCTCATCAACAGCTGAATACTTGAAATCCTTCAAGCTGCCACTCATCGAAGAGACTCGAGCCGACTTCTGTTCCGGCTTGGAATCAATAGCTGAATCTCCTGCGTCCGAGATAAAGGCAATCTGGATAGCTAAGGGTCATAAACCTCCTCAAGATTTGCACTATGAAGTCACAATCAAACCCATTCCTGACCTGTACAATCCTGGCGGACATTATGCTCCAGAGTCTGGTGATGTTTTTGCTCTCTCTAGTACTAAGCCTCAAAACGTTGGTGATTTGGTGAGGCCTGGTGGAAACATAGTTTTCGCGTTTGTTGACTTGGCTAGTGAGGATGAACCTTCCATTTTGATAACGCCATCTGAGATATTAAATCGTTCAGAGCTATTAAGTAAGAAGAAAGGGACGAGGCTGTTTGCTACGTTTGTGATGAACTTGACCACAAATAAGAGAATATGGAAAGCACttcaccctagtcctaaatcccCTAACTTGGGTCTCATTGAAAATTTGCTGCAATATAACCCTTCT GGTGACAATGAGGACTGTTCTGTTTGTATTTCTGAAGAAGTCAGTAAGGTCAGGAAGTCTACTGTGTTAGACATTATCCGGTCATTTAGATTGGACGAGTCTCAAACAAAGGCTGTGCTACGCAGCATTGATATGGCAAAGTGCTCACACCAGAAAAACAATGTGAAACTGATTTGGGGTCCACCAGGGACAGGAAAGACCAAGACAGTCGCGTCTTTGTTGTTTGCGCTTCTTAAACTGAAATGCAGGATACTGACTTGTGCTCCAACTAACATAGCAGTTCTACAAGTCGCTAAAAGGCTTGTGAACATCTTCTTAGAGTCTGACAGGACATATGACACTTACGGGTTGGGAGACATTGTGTTGTATGGAAATGGAGAAAGGATGAAGATAGATGAACATGAAGAGCTTGTTGACGTGTTTCTCCAGTATCGTCTTGAAACTCTCAGAGAATGTCTCTGCCCTTTGACAGGTTGGAAATATAACTTAGATTCTATGATAAGCTTACTCGAGGATCCCAGACAGCAGTATGATACTTACTTGGGCGGGAACAAAAGGTGTGGCGATGATACTGAGGATACTGTAGTAGATGGAGATGCAGTGAATCCGGAGCCatcaaaaaagaagaagaagaagaacaagaagAAAATGAAGGATATCATCAATGAATCTTTGACAGCTCAACAAATAGAGCAGAAAAAAGAAAGTTGTATGACATTCGAGGAATTTGTGTTAAAAAAATTCCGGTCTGTATCACTTAAGCTGGTTTTCTGTGCGAAGAATTTGTACACGCATCTACCAACATTAGCCATCCCTTCAGATGTCGTCGTGCAGATGATTCAGCTGATTAATTTGCTTGAGACACTTGAAAAGTCAAAAGAATCCTTTCAATTTGCAGATCTGATGATAAAAAAGATTGAACTTTATTCGATCCTGAAAGAACTACTTAATCagtttccaaaacctaaaattGAAGGATCATTGAGAAATTTCTGCTTGGAAAACGCTCGTTTGATTTTCTGTACTGCATCAGGCTCTATCAAAATGCAGTCACCTGTCGAGATGGTGATAATAGATGAAGCTGCACAGCTCAAGGAATGTGAGTCGGCTATTCCATTACAGTTATATGGTGTCAGAAACGCACTTCTTATTGGGGATGACCGACAGCTTCCTGCCATGGTTCAGAGCAAG GTTTCGGCAAATGTTAACTTTGGACGGAGTCTGTTTCAAAGGCTAGCAAGCTTAGGGAAAAAGAAACATCTTTTGAAGATTCAGTACAGAATGCATCCAACCATTAGTTCATTCCCCAATCGGAAGTTTTACGCCAACAGTATAGTAAATGCATCAAATGTAAAGCTGAGAAGCTATACTAGAAAATTTCTCAAAGGGAACATGTATAGCTCCTACACTTTCATTAATGTATCGACGGGCAAGGAAGATTTCAGCAAAGGACATAGCCCAAGAAATCTAGAGGAAGCAGAAGTTGTTAATCAAATCATTGAAAAGCTCTATAGCT ATCATTGTAACACCAAGACGGAACTTAGTGTGGGAGTTATATCACCGTATAAGGGTCAAGTAGGTCTTTTGGAGGAAACGTTTGGTAAGAAATATGTTGGACGTAAGGGAAATGGGTTTACTGTCAATGTTCGGTCTGTTGATGGGTTTCAAGGAGGTGAAGAGgacataataataatatcaacagTTCGATGCAATGGAAATGGTTCAGTTGGTTTTCTTTCAAATCATCAGAGAACAAATGTTGCTCTCACCAGGGCACG GTACTGTCTTTGGATAGTTGGGAGCGGGAATACTTTGGCGCGCAGTGGAACAGTGTGGCAGAAACTTGTGAGTGACGCTAAAACGAGAGGGTGTTTCTATAACGCAGATGAAGCTGCAGACTCTAAGCAAGCTTCAAAACCAGCCTTAATTAAGAGTAGCCGAACACCTTCTAAACTCGATCCTGCAGAGTCTTTGTCAAGCCAGTTAGCTAATATCAGTTTAGACGACAACCAAGTGAAACTAAATCCATTCTTAAA GGATAACAAAGTGTCGAGACTAAAGAGAGGAGGTGGTGGGATCACTGGCAATGGTGTTAGAGAAAGCAAGCTTGAGTGGCGGCAGCTGCAAACAAAATAG